One window from the genome of Musa acuminata AAA Group cultivar baxijiao chromosome BXJ1-4, Cavendish_Baxijiao_AAA, whole genome shotgun sequence encodes:
- the LOC103980378 gene encoding probable serine acetyltransferase 1 codes for MPTAGHMNTEGSSSCSGGGGEGGVTTTDTDGAQSSIPTFPPAESWVWAQIKAEAHRDAEEEPALASFLYATVLSHPSLPRSLAFHLANQLCSPTLLYDLFLHSFSSAPSLLSDTVADLLAARQRDPVCHSFSHCLLYFKGFLALQAHRAAHLLWAQGRRPLALVLQSRVADVFGVDIHPAARVGRGVLLDHATGIVVGETSIIGDNVSILHHVTLGGTGKATGDRHPKIGDGVLVGAGATILGNVRVGEGAKVGAGAVVLIDVPPKTTAVGNPARLVGGTGSPAGHEDLPGLNLDHNLWSDYVI; via the coding sequence atgccaaCGGCCGGCCACATGAACACCGAAGGAAGCAGCAGCTGcagcggtggaggaggagaaggtggcgTCACCACTACCGACACCGATGGCGCACAGTCATCGATCCCTACGTTCCCGCCGGCGGAGTCGTGGGTGTGGGCACAGATAAAGGCGGAGGCGCACCGGGACGCGGAGGAGGAGCCGGCGCTGGCGAGCTTCCTGTACGCTACCGTGCTGTCCCACCCGTCGCTGCCGCGGTCGCTCGCCTTCCACCTCGCCAACCAGCTGTGCTCCCCAACCCTCCTCTACGATCTCTTCCTCCATTCCTTCTCCTCCGCGCCGTCTCTCCTCTCCGATACCGTCGCCGACCTCCTCGCCGCCCGCCAGCGCGACCCTGTCTGCCATTCCTTCTCCCACTGCCTCCTCTACTTCAAGGGTTTCCTCGCTCTGCAGGCTCACCGCGCCGCTCACCTCCTCTGGGCCCAGGGCCGCCGCCCCCTTGCCCTCGTTCTCCAGTCCCGAGTCGCCGACGTCTTCGGAGTCGACATCCACCCCGCCGCCCGCGTCGGCCGCGGCGTCCTCCTCGACCAcgccaccggcatcgtcgtcggcGAAACCTCCATCATCGGCGACAACGTCTCCATCCTCCACCACGTCACCCTCGGCGGCACCGGAAAGGCCACCGGCGATCGCCACCCCAAGATCGGCGACGGGGTGCTCGTCGGCGCCGGGGCCACCATCCTAGGGAACGTCAGGGTAGGGGAGGGGGCCAAGGTCGGGGCCGGCGCCGTCGTGCTTATCGACGTGCCGCCGAAAACTACCGCCGTTGGGAACCCGGCAAGGCTCGTGGGGGGCACCGGCAGCCCAGCGGGCCACGAGGACCTGCCGGGGCTGAACTTGGATCACAACTTGTGGTCCGACTACGTCATCTGA
- the LOC135583128 gene encoding uncharacterized protein LOC135583128 isoform X1: protein MEVVSLKPFFRVPPSSHIHQNPTRSRSTLLSHHSRSKPSPVSISIDSPARRSPPTVAARSVSSSPRFNPFCLLLPILHSFGGFVLSRLPKVRSWLHGGLDGRDGEDGYLCCGSIGTLLMSTTAAVSKARVSPFLWTLAGNPTFVSGLVAWSLAQTIKMFLNFFVERRWDLGMLFSCGGMPSSHSALCTALTASVALCHGVSDSLFPVCLGFSLIVMYDAIGVRRHAGMQAEVLNKIIEDLFQGHPISERKLKELLGHTPSQVFAGAVLGILVACICCQGSVAPI from the exons ATGGAGGTCGTCAGCCTCAAACCCTTCTTTAGGGTTCCTCCCTCTTCTCATATCCATCAAAACCCTACCCGTTCCCGTTCCACGCTCCTCTCCCATCATTCCCGATCCAAACCCTCGCCCGTCTCCATCTCCATCGATTCCCCGGCCAGGAGGTCACCCCCCACCGTCGCCGCCCGATCTGTCTCCAGCTCCCCTCGCTTCAACCCGTTCTGCCTCCTCCTCCCCATCCTCCACTCCTTCGGTGGGTTCGTCCTCTCCCGGCTGCCAAAGGTGCGATCTTGGCTGCACGGCGGCCTCGATGGTCGCGACGGGGAGGACGGCTACCTTTGCTGCGGCAGCATCGGGACGCTGCTGATGAGCACCACCGCAGCGGTGTCCAAGGCCCGGGTCAGCCCCTTCCTGTGGACGCTGGCCGGGAACCCGACCTTCGTGTCGGGGCTCGTGGCCTGGTCCCTGGCGCAGACCATAAAGATGTTCCTCAACTTCTTTGTGGAGCGGAGGTGGGACCTCGGGATGCTGTTCAGCTGCGGGGGAATGCCGTCGTCCCACTCGGCGCTTTGCACCGCGCTCACGGCTTCGGTGGCGTTATGCCATGGAGTGAGCGACTCGCTGTTCCCCGTGTGCCTTGGCTTCAGCCTCATCGTCATGTATGATGCGATTGGCGTCAGACGGCATGCCGGCATGCAGGCTGAG GTACTTAATAAGATCATCGAGGACTTGTTTCAAGGGCATCCCATCAGTGAAAGAAAGCTAAAGGAGCTCCTGGGTCACACGCCATCGCAAGTATTTGCCGGGGCTGTTCTCGGCATCTTGGTTGCTTGCATCTGCTGTCAAGGTTCTGTTGCCCCAATTTAG
- the LOC135583128 gene encoding uncharacterized protein LOC135583128 isoform X2, with translation MEVVSLKPFFRVPPSSHIHQNPTRSRSTLLSHHSRSKPSPVSISIDSPARRSPPTVAARSVSSSPRFNPFCLLLPILHSFGGFVLSRLPKVRSWLHGGLDGRDGEDGYLCCGSIGTLLMSTTAAVSKARVSPFLWTLAGNPTFVSGLVAWSLAQTIKMFLNFFVERRWDLGMLFSCGGMPSSHSALCTALTASVALCHGVSDSLFPVCLGFSLIVMYDAIGVRRHAGMQAEVLNKIIEDLFQGHPISERKLKELLGHTPSQVFAGAVLGILVACICCQGDIVK, from the exons ATGGAGGTCGTCAGCCTCAAACCCTTCTTTAGGGTTCCTCCCTCTTCTCATATCCATCAAAACCCTACCCGTTCCCGTTCCACGCTCCTCTCCCATCATTCCCGATCCAAACCCTCGCCCGTCTCCATCTCCATCGATTCCCCGGCCAGGAGGTCACCCCCCACCGTCGCCGCCCGATCTGTCTCCAGCTCCCCTCGCTTCAACCCGTTCTGCCTCCTCCTCCCCATCCTCCACTCCTTCGGTGGGTTCGTCCTCTCCCGGCTGCCAAAGGTGCGATCTTGGCTGCACGGCGGCCTCGATGGTCGCGACGGGGAGGACGGCTACCTTTGCTGCGGCAGCATCGGGACGCTGCTGATGAGCACCACCGCAGCGGTGTCCAAGGCCCGGGTCAGCCCCTTCCTGTGGACGCTGGCCGGGAACCCGACCTTCGTGTCGGGGCTCGTGGCCTGGTCCCTGGCGCAGACCATAAAGATGTTCCTCAACTTCTTTGTGGAGCGGAGGTGGGACCTCGGGATGCTGTTCAGCTGCGGGGGAATGCCGTCGTCCCACTCGGCGCTTTGCACCGCGCTCACGGCTTCGGTGGCGTTATGCCATGGAGTGAGCGACTCGCTGTTCCCCGTGTGCCTTGGCTTCAGCCTCATCGTCATGTATGATGCGATTGGCGTCAGACGGCATGCCGGCATGCAGGCTGAG GTACTTAATAAGATCATCGAGGACTTGTTTCAAGGGCATCCCATCAGTGAAAGAAAGCTAAAGGAGCTCCTGGGTCACACGCCATCGCAAGTATTTGCCGGGGCTGTTCTCGGCATCTTGGTTGCTTGCATCTGCTGTCAAG GTGACATTGTCAAGTAA
- the LOC135672270 gene encoding nucleoside diphosphate kinase 3-like, producing the protein MSTQVFRSASRTARAFLSASRTAPLHWQWRTAAAVTATVFRGSARSLSSYCEKADCKKTTSRGWLYGTLAFPAAVYLLQDHQLHAAELERTFIAIKPDGVQRGLIAEIVSRFERKGFKLVAIKIVVPSKEFAQKHYHDLKERPFFNGLCDFLSSGPVVAMVWEGEGVIKYGRKLIGATDPQKSEPGTIRGDLAVAVGRNIIHGSDGPETAKDEIALWFSPIELVSYTSNAEKWIYEVN; encoded by the exons ATGAGCACTCAGGTCTTCCGATCGGCTTCGAGGACGGCGAGGGCTTTCCTGTCGGCCTCGCGGACCGCCCCACTCCACTGGC AGTGGCGCACTGCAGCGGCAGTCACGGCAACAGTGTTCAGAGGGTCAGCGCGCTCTCTGTCTTCATATTGTGAAAAGGCTGATTGCAAAAAGACCACATCAAGAGGATGGCTGTATGGTACTCTTGCCTTTCCTGCCGCAG TATACTTGCTTCAAGATCACCAATTACACGCAGCAGAG CTGGAGAGGACATTCATTGCAATAAAGCCTGATGGAGTGCAAAGAGGGCTG ATTGCAGAGATTGTATCCCGTTTTGAGCGAAAAGGTTTTAAGCTTGTGGCGATTAAGATTGTGGTTCCTTCCAAGGAATTTGCTCAGAAACACTATCATGATCTAAAAGAAAGGCCATTCTTTAATGGCCTCTGTGACTTTCTTAGCTCAGGCCCTGTGGTTGCTATG GTTTGGGAAGGGGAGGGAGTCATAAAATATGGTCGAAAATTGATTGGTGCTACTGACCCACAAAAATCTGAGCCTGGCACAATCAGAGGTGATCTTGCTGTTGCTGTTGGAAG AAACATCATCCATGGGAGTGACGGGCCCGAAACAGCCAAGGATGAGATCGCCCTATGGTTCAGTCCTATTGAGTTAGTCTCTTATACGAGCAATGCCGAGAAGTGGATCTATGAAGTAAACTGA
- the LOC103980376 gene encoding protein NINJA homolog 1, whose translation MEDENGLELSLGLSFGGSSGKSKSRDVSLDHRIDEGSCVKPVGSSSMAASDVPLTNFFQTNAEDQEHSGKQAVPQPRENFWTDLNKFTVSVSDGSDNKRSNQLQFMGNQEPFIANSKSTNSEEDNSGAKKRRLTTEEMNFQKKHVSLVDHSAIAGKGPSGDTFVKLSHNTPSIDDGCSGENDDVEGSEAEGSNSWLVSQREDSFKHSDLPKGADKSASSGISHQGQKQQLYSGNESNPGLGKVAHGIPLSLQPLTVMTVPYPIPVEVPPAVSVPNTVAYPSPCVMQLMPVANSEQPVVQAVNTNNSQMAFGYSTIQLPRLETNSSWAFGSQSQLVSSSTTKNHADGGPDSQHAEPHVRIPHGSSSALALERRSTNSTKGGKHVIDTGTSSSSHVEDEAKGINTVFWQSNKANPDEGHEGSQIRPGAAPNVKFGGCGSYPDLPWVSTTGPGPNGRTISGVTYKYTENQIKIVCACHGYHMSPGEFVQHASADAADAENSATLAPFATTNPATSAQN comes from the exons ATGGAGGACGAGAATGGGCTTGAGCTAAGTTTGGGCCTTTCTTTTGGAGGATCCTCAGGCAAATCCAAAAGCAGAGATGTTAGCTTAGATCATAGGATAGATGAAGGAAGTTGTGTGAAACCGGTGGGTAGCAGCAGCATGGCTGCTTCTGATGTACCACTTACGAACTTCTTCCAAACTAACGCTGAAGATCAGGAGCACAGTGGGAAACAAGCAGTTCCGCAACCTCGAGAAAACTTCTGGACAGACCTGAACAAATTTACTGTTTCAGTATCAGATGGTTCTGATAATAAACGGAGTAACCAATTGCAGTTCATGGGAAATCAAGAGCCATTTATAGCAAATAGCAAGTCAACAAACAGTGAGGAAGACAATTCAGGAGCCAAGAAACGTCGATTGACCACTGAGGAAATGAATTTTCAAAAGAAGCATGTGTCGTTGGTTGACCATTCTGCAATAGCAGGCAAGGGTCCTTCTGGTGATACTTTTGTCAAATTATCACATAACACACCTTCCATAGATGATGGTTGCTCTGGTGAAAATGACGATGTAGAAGGGTCAGAGGCAGAAGGATCAAACTCTTGGTTGGTTTCTCAACGTGAGGACAGCTTTAAGCACTCGGACCTTCCTAAAGGTGCTGACAAGAGTGCCTCATCTGGAATCAGCCATCAAGGGCAGAAGCAGCAACTTTATTCAGGAAATGAGTCCAATCCTGGACTTGGGAAAGTTGCACATGGAATTCCATTATCACTTCAACCACTAACTGTCATGACTGTGCCTTACCCAATACCAGTTGAAGTACCACCTGCCGTTAGTGTACCTAACACGGTAGCTTATCCTTCACCTTGTGTCATGCAACTGATGCCTGTTGCAAACAGTGAACAGCCTGTGGTCCAGGCCGTGAACACTAACAACTCGCAGATGGCTTTTGGATATTCAACTATCCAACTCCCAAGACTAGAAACAAATTCTTCCTGGGCATTTGGTTCTCAATCTCAGCTTGTCTCTTCCTCTACAACTAAAAACCATGCGGATGGAGGGCCAGATTCTCAGCATGCTGAACCTCATG TTCGGATACCCCATGGTTCCTCATCAGCCTTGGCATTGGAGAGGAGATCGACAAATTCCACAAAAGGTGGTAAGCATGTTATTGATACTGGCACATCTTCCTCATCGCATGTGGAAGATGAAGCCAAGGGAATAAATACTGTTTTCTGGCAAAGTAATAAAGCAAACCCTGATGAAGGCCATGAAGGATCCCAAATAAGACCAGGTGCTGCACCAAATGTGAAATTTGGAGGATGTGGCTCATATCCAGATCTCCCATGGGTTTCAACAACTGGGCCAGGCCCAAACGGTAGAACCATATCTGGTGTTACCTACAAGTACACTGAAAACCAGATAAAGATTGTTTGTGCTTGTCATGGGTATCACATGTCCCCTGGAGAGTTTGTTCAACATGCTAGTGCAGATGCTGCCGATGCTGAAAATAGTGCAACTCTTGCACCATTTGCCACTACCAATCCGGCAACTTCTGCTCAGAACTAA